The DNA region CGATCCGTTACCTTCGGTAAATGCCATCTGTAAGGATTATAATTTATCGCGCGATACCGTTTTCAAGGCTTATACTATTCTAAAGGATAACGGGGTAGTGGAGTCTGTACCCAATAAAGGCTATTTTGTGGCGCACACCACACGAAAAGTAATTTTGGTTTTAGATACTTTTAAGGCTTATAAAGAAGTACTTTACCATGCCTTCGTCAATAATTTGCCCAAAAATATTATTGTCGATGTACAGTTCCATCATTATAATATTACCAATTTCAAAACCATTTTAAACAACAGTAAAGGGAAATACTTTAAGTATGTGGTGATGACTTTCAATCACAAAGAAGTACCATCCATTTTGTCTGAAATTGAAAATAACAATTTGTTATTGATAGATTGGGGAGTGCACTCAAAAGCAAATAACAATTTCGTTTTTCAAGATTTCGGAAAGTCGTTTTTTGAGGCTTTGGAAGATGCTATCGCCCCTTTTCGAAAGTATAAAAAATTAGTATTTGTGTATCCTACGTTTACAAAGCACCCCACCGAATCACTTTTTTATTTTAAAAAATTTTGTGAAGCCCATCAATTTAAATCAAGCGTGGTTACCGATCCTGAGGCATTTGTTGTTTCCAAGGGAAAAGCCTACATAAGTGTTAGCGATAGAATTCTTGGAACGTTTTTAGAACAGTGTAGAAATAAAAATTTCGAGCCGGGTAAAGATGTTGGTTTTCTGTCTTACAACGAAACACCAATGAAGCCCTTTATTTATAAAGGCATATCGGTAGTTTCAACCAATTTTAAAGCCATGGGTGCACAGGCCGCATCCTTTGTTACAAAAAATGAACCGTTACAAAAATATATACCAACAACATTAACTTTAAGAGAATCATTATAAAACCATGTATTATTTAGGATTAGACATAGGGAGTTCGTCAATTAAAGCAGCAATAGTGGAAATGGCTACAGGTAAAAGTGTGGGCGTAACCCAAGAGCCAGAAAAAGAAATGAGTATGCACGCCCCTAAAAATGGATGGGCAGAGCAAGACCCTAACGATTGGTGGCAGCACGTTTGCAATGCCATAAAAAAACTAAAACAGACCTATGATATTTCAGCAGATCAAATACAAGGCATTGGTATTTCGTACCAAATGCACGGTTTGGTTGTGGTCGATAAGGCTGGACAGCCGCTACGAAAAAGCATTATTTGGTGCGATAGCCGTGCAGTGGAAACCGGTAATAAAGCATTTGCTGAAATAGGAGCAGAAAAATGCTCAACAAGCTTGCTAAACTCTCCGGCAAACTTTACTGCCTCAAAATTAAAGTGGGTTAAGGACAATGAGCCAGAGGTTTTTGAAAAAATACACAAGTTCATGTTGCCTGGCGACTATATAGCTTTTAAATTTTCAAACACAATTAATACCACCATTTCTGGACTTTCAGAAGGTATTTTTTGGGACTTTAAAAATAACACCGTGGCCGATTTCCTTTTACAGCATTACGGTATCGATAAAAATTTGATGCCAGATATTGTTGATACGTTTGGAGAACAATCTGTTGTCAGTAGAGAGGGGGCAGCCGATAGTGGCTTGGCCGAAGGTACTCCTATTTTTTATCGTGCGGGAGACCAGCCCAACAATGCCT from Tamlana crocina includes:
- a CDS encoding GntR family transcriptional regulator, producing MHTRTEQNGLMVFDFDFNSEIPKYQQLVNAVNDALANNTISSGDPLPSVNAICKDYNLSRDTVFKAYTILKDNGVVESVPNKGYFVAHTTRKVILVLDTFKAYKEVLYHAFVNNLPKNIIVDVQFHHYNITNFKTILNNSKGKYFKYVVMTFNHKEVPSILSEIENNNLLLIDWGVHSKANNNFVFQDFGKSFFEALEDAIAPFRKYKKLVFVYPTFTKHPTESLFYFKKFCEAHQFKSSVVTDPEAFVVSKGKAYISVSDRILGTFLEQCRNKNFEPGKDVGFLSYNETPMKPFIYKGISVVSTNFKAMGAQAASFVTKNEPLQKYIPTTLTLRESL